One region of Gammaproteobacteria bacterium genomic DNA includes:
- a CDS encoding MlaE family lipid ABC transporter permease subunit, with amino-acid sequence MTAEHIAQLVIKVDAVSVAGAWTVRGIAQIEQRLDSISWPGTGALVIDAAAITALDTAGAWLLQRTVRALEQRGRSVRINGLRPEFNALLQLIAARAVTPEHAAPARDGLLASIGQHTWRGLLGMSGMLAFIGESATALLRSLAQPRRLRWRAILHNLQTAGVEALPITGLLAFLMGVVIAYQGADQLQRFGANIFIVDLVGLSMLRELSPLLTAIIVAGRSGSAYTAQIGTMKVTEEIDALRTIGVGPQELLVLPKMLALIVALPLLTVYTDVAGVLGGMVMARSKLGVSFEDFLDRFEDAISLSSYLVGIGKAPVFAAIIALVGCYRGFQVSGSADSVGRQTTLSVVQSIFLIIVADALFSIIFNWLDI; translated from the coding sequence ATGACAGCCGAACACATTGCGCAACTGGTAATCAAGGTGGATGCGGTGTCCGTTGCGGGGGCGTGGACCGTGCGGGGCATCGCCCAGATCGAGCAGCGCCTGGACAGCATTTCCTGGCCCGGTACTGGAGCGCTGGTGATCGACGCGGCGGCGATCACCGCGCTGGACACTGCGGGGGCGTGGCTGCTGCAGCGGACGGTGCGCGCGCTGGAGCAGCGCGGGCGGAGTGTCCGGATTAATGGGCTGCGGCCTGAGTTCAACGCCTTGCTGCAGTTGATTGCAGCGCGCGCCGTAACGCCGGAACACGCAGCTCCGGCCAGAGACGGCCTGCTGGCGAGTATCGGGCAGCACACCTGGCGCGGGCTGCTCGGCATGTCCGGCATGCTGGCGTTTATCGGGGAAAGCGCGACCGCCCTGCTGCGTTCGCTCGCCCAGCCGCGCCGCCTCCGCTGGCGCGCCATCCTCCATAATCTGCAGACGGCCGGGGTTGAGGCGCTACCCATCACCGGCCTGCTGGCGTTCCTGATGGGGGTGGTGATCGCGTATCAGGGTGCGGATCAGTTGCAACGCTTCGGCGCGAATATATTCATTGTCGATCTGGTGGGGCTTTCGATGCTGCGCGAGCTTTCGCCCCTGCTCACCGCCATCATCGTCGCGGGGCGGTCGGGTTCCGCTTATACGGCGCAAATCGGCACCATGAAGGTCACCGAGGAGATTGACGCGCTGCGTACCATTGGCGTCGGGCCGCAGGAACTGCTGGTGCTGCCCAAGATGCTGGCGCTGATCGTCGCGTTGCCTCTGCTCACGGTGTATACCGATGTGGCCGGTGTGCTCGGCGGTATGGTCATGGCGCGCTCCAAGCTCGGTGTCAGCTTCGAGGATTTCCTCGATCGCTTTGAAGACGCAATCAGCCTGTCTTCCTATCTGGTCGGTATCGGCAAGGCGCCGGTGTTCGCCGCGATCATCGCGCTGGTTGGATGCTACCGCGGGTTTCAGGTCAGCGGCAGCGCCGACAGCGTCGGGCGGCAGACGACGCTGAGCGTGGTGCAGTCCATCTTTCTGATCATCGTGGCCGATGCGCTGTTCTCCATCATCTTCAACTGGCTCGACATCTGA
- a CDS encoding ATP-binding cassette domain-containing protein encodes MEQSQNSDAVVEIRDLNTRFGKAVVHENVSLTVRPGEIFALVGGSGCGKSTLLREVILLQPPVSGSIRVFGREVLGLSDEQALPLRRRWGVMFERGALFSSLTVAENVGMVLREHTQLSDQLIEEIAAIKIALTGLPADAASKYPNELSGGMRKRAALARAIALDPELLFLDEPTAGLDPLSASGIDELVVSLRDALGLTIMMVTHDLDLLWRTADRVAVLGEGHILGVGTMAELSQSGHPLIREYFYGPRGRAAREQAWKTK; translated from the coding sequence ATGGAACAATCGCAGAACAGCGATGCCGTAGTCGAAATCCGCGATCTGAACACGCGCTTCGGCAAGGCCGTGGTGCACGAGAACGTCAGCCTCACGGTGCGTCCGGGCGAGATTTTTGCGCTGGTGGGCGGCAGCGGCTGCGGCAAGTCCACCCTGCTGCGCGAGGTCATCCTGCTGCAGCCGCCGGTATCGGGTTCGATCCGGGTGTTCGGACGGGAAGTGCTCGGCTTGAGCGACGAGCAGGCACTGCCGCTGCGGCGCCGGTGGGGCGTCATGTTCGAGCGCGGCGCATTGTTCAGCTCGCTTACGGTGGCGGAGAATGTCGGCATGGTGCTGCGCGAGCATACGCAACTCAGCGACCAACTCATCGAGGAGATTGCTGCCATAAAAATCGCGCTTACCGGGTTGCCTGCTGATGCGGCCTCAAAATATCCGAATGAGCTGAGCGGCGGGATGCGCAAACGCGCTGCGCTGGCGCGCGCCATCGCCCTCGATCCCGAACTGCTTTTTCTCGACGAACCGACCGCAGGCCTCGACCCGCTCAGCGCAAGCGGCATTGACGAGCTGGTGGTGAGCTTGCGCGATGCGCTCGGATTGACCATTATGATGGTGACGCACGACCTCGACCTGCTGTGGCGGACGGCAGACCGCGTCGCAGTGCTGGGTGAGGGGCATATCCTGGGAGTCGGCACCATGGCGGAGCTCTCCCAGTCTGGGCATCCGCTGATCCGGGAATATTTCTATGGGCCGCGCGGACGCGCGGCACGCGAGCAGGCATGGAAGACAAAGTAA
- a CDS encoding MlaD family protein, producing the protein MEDKVRFAAVGIFVLALSAALIGSVLWLSSGNSYRKDYDIYQTYMKESVSGLNLNAPVRYHGVEVGRVRKIALAPGNIEQVQLTLAIERGTPVKEDTVAVLQTQGLTGIAFVDLTGGGRDSPPLQQQAGEKYPVIKTGPSLMTRLDSALTALLTNLNRTSENLNALMDEDNRRAVKTTLADLRVLSSTLAARSAAIDSTLTNAARTLENTARLSEELPQLAQRVQRSADAFDRMASEVARAGTSASGVFDGARTDVQQFTGGTLPEMHQLVTELRDLTGSLRRFSDQLEQNPSTLLYGKPAGKRGPGE; encoded by the coding sequence ATGGAAGACAAAGTAAGGTTTGCCGCTGTCGGAATTTTCGTGCTGGCATTAAGCGCAGCGCTGATCGGCAGCGTGCTGTGGTTGAGCAGCGGGAATTCCTATCGCAAGGATTACGACATCTACCAGACGTACATGAAGGAGTCGGTGTCGGGGCTGAATCTCAATGCGCCGGTGCGTTACCACGGCGTCGAGGTCGGCCGCGTGCGGAAAATAGCGCTGGCGCCGGGAAATATCGAACAGGTGCAGCTGACGCTTGCCATCGAGCGCGGCACGCCGGTCAAAGAGGATACCGTGGCCGTACTCCAGACGCAGGGATTGACCGGTATCGCCTTTGTCGATCTGACGGGGGGTGGCCGCGATTCGCCTCCGCTGCAACAGCAGGCCGGCGAGAAATACCCGGTGATCAAGACCGGGCCTTCGCTCATGACGCGGCTCGATTCCGCGCTCACGGCGTTGCTCACCAATCTCAACCGCACCAGCGAGAACCTTAATGCCCTGATGGATGAAGATAACCGGCGCGCGGTCAAGACAACCCTGGCGGATCTCAGGGTTTTGTCGAGCACCCTTGCGGCACGCTCGGCCGCGATTGACTCCACCCTGACCAATGCGGCGCGCACCCTGGAAAACACCGCGCGCCTGAGTGAAGAACTGCCGCAACTCGCGCAGCGCGTACAACGCAGCGCGGATGCCTTCGACCGCATGGCCAGTGAGGTCGCCCGTGCCGGAACGAGCGCAAGCGGCGTGTTTGATGGCGCCCGCACCGATGTTCAACAGTTTACCGGCGGGACGCTGCCGGAAATGCACCAGTTGGTGACGGAATTGCGCGACTTGACCGGTTCGTTGCGGCGCTTCAGCGACCAACTGGAACAAAACCCAAGCACGTTATTGTACGGCAAGCCCGCAGGAAAGCGCGGGCCAGGTGAATGA